One Pontibacillus yanchengensis DNA window includes the following coding sequences:
- the proB gene encoding glutamate 5-kinase, with product MIHGTENKRIVVKIGSSSLTSSQGELSRRKLEKLINEVVLLKDEGYEVLLVSSGAVAAGYRKLGCLTRPDTLPERQAAASIGQGLLMETYSELFVSHGYIASQILLTRSDLANEERYNNAQNTINVLLERGVIPIVNENDSVTTDELKFGDNDTLSAKVAALVDANQLIVLSDVDGLYDGDPKSSDSKLIEHVYDITEEIESVAGGSGSSVGTGGMRSKIDAFKIAMASGISAFLGRATVSNIIYDAAHLHARGTYFDPNPDSLNLDKKQQWIAFNSGPEGELVLKNSRVGEIIEEEVDIHPKDVDTVRGSFEKGAVVRILDEANVEVGLGVVNFSSTMMKQWHDVDPNLKTGNEIAIDKEQFVCHLTTKVSMKL from the coding sequence ATGATACACGGCACAGAAAATAAGCGGATTGTCGTAAAAATCGGCAGCAGTTCGTTAACTAGTTCTCAAGGAGAATTAAGCCGACGAAAGCTAGAGAAGTTAATTAACGAAGTAGTGTTGTTGAAAGATGAAGGATACGAAGTGTTACTCGTATCATCCGGAGCGGTTGCTGCGGGCTATCGGAAGTTAGGATGTTTAACAAGACCTGACACTTTGCCCGAACGCCAAGCTGCAGCATCTATTGGCCAAGGCTTGCTAATGGAGACTTACTCTGAACTATTTGTATCTCATGGATATATTGCATCACAAATTTTATTAACACGTAGCGACCTTGCGAACGAAGAGCGATACAATAATGCTCAAAATACGATAAATGTGTTATTAGAACGCGGTGTTATCCCTATTGTGAATGAGAACGACTCCGTCACCACAGATGAACTGAAATTTGGCGACAATGATACGTTATCTGCAAAAGTGGCTGCATTAGTAGATGCAAATCAGTTAATTGTTCTCTCTGATGTAGATGGTCTTTATGATGGAGATCCAAAATCTAGCGACTCGAAGCTTATTGAACATGTTTATGATATTACCGAGGAAATAGAAAGCGTAGCTGGAGGTTCAGGTAGTAGTGTTGGAACTGGTGGAATGAGGTCGAAAATCGATGCTTTCAAAATTGCGATGGCTTCTGGTATATCAGCATTTTTAGGCAGAGCCACCGTATCCAATATAATCTATGATGCAGCTCACTTGCATGCAAGAGGAACTTACTTTGATCCCAACCCTGATTCGCTTAATCTTGATAAGAAACAACAATGGATAGCATTTAATTCTGGTCCAGAAGGCGAATTGGTATTGAAAAACAGTCGTGTTGGAGAAATTATCGAGGAAGAAGTCGATATACATCCTAAAGATGTCGACACAGTTCGAGGCAGTTTTGAGAAAGGGGCGGTTGTACGTATTTTGGATGAAGCGAATGTTGAAGTAGGCCTTGGCGTGGTGAATTTCTCTTCTACTATGATGAAGCAGTGGCACGATGTTGATCCTAACTTAAAAACCGGAAACGAAATCGCAATTGATAAAGAACAATTTGTGTGTCATCTTACCACAAAGGTATCGATGAAGTTGTAA
- a CDS encoding glutamate-5-semialdehyde dehydrogenase, with translation MTTTKQSLTVKEQAMKAQKASKLLAILSTEEKNEALRKVAARLETEYELILKANEVDLEEGRKKNFDDAFMDRLALSKDRVLEFAQGLRDVAELEDPNGIVKSQWTLDNGLDVQQVTVPLGVIGMIYEARPNVTVDATGLALKSGNAIVLKGGSSAIASNKAIVEVMRSALAETRISEDAIQFIDSTDREATQQLFTMKEHIDVLIPRGGESLINAVVDNATVPVLETGVGNCHIYIDKEADVEKALSILVNAKTDRPAVCNAAETVIVHQDWLQEHQEAFKNALAEHGIHAHADEYAQALIPGSDAATEEDWANEYLSRDIAVKTVSDVLEAIEHIEIYGTKHSEAIVTENQKNADTFMKLVDAAALYHNASTRFTDGGALGFGAEIGISTQKLHARGPMGLPALTTIKYMMTGTGQIR, from the coding sequence ATGACTACTACTAAACAATCGTTAACTGTCAAAGAACAAGCCATGAAAGCACAGAAAGCTTCAAAACTATTAGCCATTCTTTCAACAGAAGAGAAAAACGAAGCATTACGCAAAGTTGCAGCTCGTCTGGAAACAGAATATGAACTAATTCTAAAGGCAAATGAAGTTGATTTAGAAGAAGGGCGTAAAAAGAACTTTGATGATGCTTTTATGGATCGCCTAGCCTTATCCAAAGACCGTGTATTGGAATTTGCGCAAGGACTACGTGATGTAGCTGAGCTTGAAGATCCAAATGGAATCGTAAAATCCCAATGGACTTTAGACAACGGACTTGATGTCCAACAAGTTACCGTACCACTTGGTGTAATCGGTATGATTTATGAGGCTCGTCCAAACGTAACAGTTGATGCGACAGGACTCGCATTGAAATCAGGTAATGCCATTGTGCTAAAAGGTGGCTCTTCAGCAATTGCTTCCAACAAAGCTATTGTAGAAGTAATGCGCTCTGCTTTAGCTGAAACACGAATTTCAGAAGATGCGATTCAATTCATCGATAGCACTGATCGGGAAGCAACACAGCAACTCTTTACGATGAAAGAGCATATTGATGTGTTAATCCCTCGTGGAGGTGAGTCTTTAATTAATGCCGTAGTAGATAATGCAACTGTTCCAGTACTAGAAACAGGAGTAGGGAATTGCCATATCTACATCGATAAGGAAGCTGATGTGGAGAAAGCACTAAGTATTCTCGTTAATGCGAAAACCGATCGACCAGCGGTTTGTAATGCAGCTGAAACAGTTATTGTACATCAGGACTGGTTACAAGAGCATCAAGAAGCGTTCAAAAACGCACTAGCAGAACATGGCATTCATGCCCATGCTGATGAGTACGCTCAAGCTCTTATCCCAGGATCTGATGCAGCAACGGAAGAAGATTGGGCGAATGAATATTTAAGCAGAGATATTGCCGTGAAGACTGTATCAGATGTGCTAGAGGCAATTGAGCATATCGAAATCTATGGTACGAAACACTCTGAAGCGATTGTTACGGAAAACCAAAAGAATGCTGACACGTTCATGAAACTAGTCGATGCAGCGGCTCTTTACCATAATGCTTCCACTCGCTTTACTGATGGTGGGGCGCTAGGATTTGGAGCAGAAATTGGTATCTCTACACAAAAGCTTCATGCACGTGGCCCCATGGGACTGCCAGCTCTTACAACGATTAAATATATGATGACTGGAACAGGTCAAATTAGATAA
- the proB gene encoding glutamate 5-kinase: MSDMKKKRIVIKIGSSSLTSLHGEISRRKLEKLVDEVVQLKDEGHEVLLVSSGAVAAGYRKLGCLSRPTKLPEKQAAASIGQGLLIESYSDLFISHGYIASQILITRSDFSDESRYNNARNTINVLLERGIIPIVNENDTITMDFLKFGDNDTLSAKVAGLVDADQLVILSDIEGLYDDNPNTNPDASLIERVHQITPEIEAVAGDAGSSVGTGGMRSKIDAFKIAMASGITSFIGKASVPNIVYDAVYQKANGTYFEPKAETNNLDQKQQWIAFNSGPEGELIIEESTVEMIVDGKESLSPASVHSVKGDFDKGSVVRIIDVGGNEVGLGVVNYSSETFRKYQEVDTQFEAGQEAAVESEHLVCHLEISVPASV; this comes from the coding sequence ATGTCAGATATGAAAAAGAAACGCATAGTCATTAAAATTGGTAGTAGTTCATTAACGAGTTTACACGGAGAAATTAGTCGTAGAAAGCTAGAGAAATTAGTAGATGAGGTCGTTCAGTTAAAAGATGAAGGCCATGAAGTACTGCTTGTATCATCAGGAGCCGTTGCGGCAGGCTATCGTAAACTAGGTTGCTTATCTCGTCCAACAAAACTTCCTGAAAAACAAGCTGCAGCGTCCATAGGTCAAGGATTGCTTATTGAATCCTACTCTGATTTATTTATTTCTCACGGTTATATCGCGTCGCAAATTTTGATTACGCGTAGTGATTTTTCTGATGAGAGTCGATATAACAATGCAAGAAACACAATAAATGTTTTATTAGAAAGAGGTATTATCCCAATTGTTAACGAAAATGATACGATAACTATGGATTTTCTTAAGTTTGGTGATAATGATACACTATCTGCAAAGGTTGCTGGATTAGTAGATGCAGACCAGCTTGTTATCCTTTCAGACATTGAAGGATTGTATGATGATAATCCAAACACTAACCCTGATGCGAGCCTGATTGAACGAGTTCATCAAATAACACCAGAAATTGAAGCAGTCGCCGGAGATGCTGGTAGTTCAGTGGGGACAGGAGGAATGAGATCAAAAATAGATGCCTTTAAAATTGCAATGGCGTCGGGTATTACATCTTTTATAGGAAAAGCAAGTGTCCCAAATATCGTCTATGATGCTGTTTACCAGAAAGCAAATGGCACGTATTTTGAACCAAAAGCAGAAACAAATAACCTTGATCAGAAGCAGCAATGGATTGCCTTCAACTCAGGTCCAGAAGGTGAACTGATTATTGAAGAGAGCACTGTTGAAATGATTGTAGATGGGAAGGAAAGTCTTTCTCCAGCAAGTGTTCACAGTGTTAAAGGTGATTTTGACAAAGGATCCGTAGTTCGAATTATTGACGTGGGTGGTAACGAAGTAGGACTCGGTGTTGTTAATTATTCTTCGGAAACATTTAGAAAGTATCAAGAAGTCGATACTCAATTTGAAGCTGGTCAAGAAGCAGCAGTCGAGAGTGAGCATCTGGTATGTCATCTCGAAATATCAGTACCTGCTAGCGTTTAA
- the proC gene encoding pyrroline-5-carboxylate reductase has product MAEAMIAGIVQSGTLSPKQIIVSNRSNHNRLQELKVKYGIKPVNRDDLQHEDVDVFILAMKPKDIESVLTDLQPKIRSDQVLVSVLAGISTSYMEEQLQQPQQVIRVMPNTSSTLRESATAISPGNYTPFQQVKLVRSLMESIGETYIIDEEQMDVFTGIAGSGPAYFYNLMEHIEQVGHEQGLSKEMARNIGAQTILGAAKMMLEQEDTPTELREKVTSPNGTTAAGLDALNAHGGGEAISAAVIGAARRSKQLSEQLQQQTIVHS; this is encoded by the coding sequence ATGGCTGAGGCCATGATTGCAGGAATTGTGCAATCTGGTACGCTATCTCCGAAACAAATCATTGTAAGTAATCGCAGCAATCATAATCGTCTACAGGAACTAAAAGTGAAATACGGTATTAAACCAGTAAACCGAGACGACTTACAGCATGAAGACGTAGATGTCTTTATCCTTGCTATGAAACCAAAGGATATCGAATCTGTGTTAACGGATTTGCAACCGAAAATACGTAGTGACCAAGTGCTTGTTTCGGTATTAGCTGGTATCTCCACTTCTTATATGGAAGAACAACTTCAACAGCCACAACAGGTTATACGTGTTATGCCTAATACATCAAGCACGTTAAGAGAATCTGCAACCGCTATATCTCCTGGAAATTACACTCCTTTTCAACAAGTAAAGCTTGTACGATCCCTTATGGAAAGCATTGGTGAAACCTACATTATCGATGAAGAACAAATGGATGTCTTCACGGGAATCGCAGGTAGCGGACCAGCTTATTTTTATAACTTAATGGAGCACATAGAACAAGTTGGCCATGAACAGGGCCTCAGCAAAGAAATGGCACGAAACATTGGTGCACAAACGATTCTAGGTGCAGCCAAAATGATGCTAGAACAAGAGGATACACCTACAGAATTACGTGAAAAAGTAACGTCTCCAAATGGTACGACAGCTGCCGGTCTTGATGCTTTAAATGCTCATGGTGGGGGAGAAGCAATTAGTGCTGCCGTTATAGGTGCAGCGAGACGTTCAAAACAACTTAGCGAACAACTACAACAACAAACCATCGTCCATTCATAG
- a CDS encoding TRAP transporter large permease, giving the protein MIGPILVGLFILLMVIGIPIAFVIGIVALLGIMNVEYIPNVTVPVKMFNGLDSFVLLAVPLFILAANLMNSGKISQKLIDFSLSIVGHIRGGLAHANILVSMIFAGVSGASQADTAGVGKILIPNMKNQGYDKENAVGITAASSTIGVIIPPSIPMIIYAGLTNVSVGALFLVGIIPGILVGLGMMIIVYILAMKRGYPTYQKASWSNFMKQFLETIPALFTPVILIGGIITGIFTATEAAAFASLYTVAVAMFYYKTLKLKDIPQILIDTLLLSSLSLFALAAANALGELMSYYKLASWAQEFFTSNVDNKWIFMLIVIGFFLFVGTFMDAIPAMILFIPVILPIAMSFDISPVLLGIVTIMTLAVGLVTPPYGLCLLLAAKIGDLSVERSFGAVMPYIAVIVVVLLLVAFFPDLAVYLPKQLNPNMF; this is encoded by the coding sequence ATGATTGGTCCAATTTTAGTTGGGTTATTTATCTTGTTAATGGTTATTGGCATTCCGATAGCATTTGTCATTGGAATAGTAGCTTTATTGGGGATAATGAATGTGGAGTATATACCGAATGTCACTGTTCCAGTAAAAATGTTTAATGGACTAGATTCTTTCGTGTTACTCGCAGTACCTTTGTTCATTTTAGCAGCCAATCTTATGAATAGTGGAAAAATATCTCAAAAACTAATTGATTTTTCTTTATCAATCGTGGGGCATATTCGAGGAGGTCTTGCTCACGCTAATATACTTGTTTCCATGATTTTTGCGGGGGTTTCCGGCGCTTCCCAGGCAGATACAGCAGGTGTTGGAAAGATCCTAATACCAAACATGAAGAATCAAGGTTACGATAAAGAAAATGCAGTCGGAATAACGGCAGCTTCCTCTACAATTGGTGTAATTATCCCACCAAGCATTCCTATGATTATTTATGCCGGTCTTACCAATGTATCGGTTGGAGCGCTGTTCTTAGTTGGGATTATACCTGGTATTTTAGTAGGATTGGGTATGATGATCATCGTGTATATTTTAGCAATGAAAAGAGGGTACCCTACTTATCAAAAAGCTTCATGGAGTAATTTTATGAAGCAGTTTTTAGAAACCATCCCAGCCTTATTCACCCCTGTTATTTTAATAGGTGGTATCATTACCGGTATATTTACAGCCACGGAAGCGGCAGCCTTTGCTTCCTTGTACACAGTTGCTGTAGCAATGTTCTATTATAAGACATTAAAATTAAAAGATATTCCGCAAATCTTAATTGATACATTACTATTAAGTTCGCTATCATTGTTTGCGCTAGCAGCCGCTAATGCTTTAGGTGAGCTAATGAGTTATTACAAACTAGCAAGTTGGGCTCAAGAATTCTTTACAAGTAATGTTGATAACAAATGGATTTTTATGCTTATTGTTATTGGCTTTTTCTTATTTGTAGGTACATTTATGGATGCCATCCCAGCAATGATTTTATTTATCCCAGTTATCCTACCGATAGCCATGTCATTCGACATAAGTCCTGTTCTTTTAGGTATTGTTACCATAATGACTCTAGCAGTAGGGTTGGTGACACCACCATACGGACTTTGCTTACTATTGGCAGCGAAAATTGGAGATTTATCGGTTGAACGATCATTTGGAGCAGTTATGCCATATATTGCAGTCATTGTTGTGGTGTTATTGTTAGTAGCCTTTTTCCCAGACTTAGCGGTCTACTTACCGAAACAACTCAACCCAAATATGTTTTAA
- a CDS encoding TRAP transporter small permease — MFIKLLERIQLTIGAIFLSIFFITIVIQVTTRMISISAIWTEEVANYSFIWAVFMGAAVMLNRREHFKFDLLLKKLKGKAKSTLVLINDLILLAFSFAIFYYGIIAVQNFWNYNWVSLSEMKMGYVWISVPIMGGTMVIYMIGHLINTIKQFNREEAASS, encoded by the coding sequence ATGTTTATTAAACTATTAGAAAGAATACAACTGACCATTGGCGCCATTTTCCTGTCTATCTTTTTTATCACCATTGTTATACAGGTTACAACAAGGATGATTAGTATTTCAGCCATATGGACAGAAGAAGTAGCGAATTATTCATTCATTTGGGCTGTTTTCATGGGAGCGGCCGTCATGCTCAATCGTCGAGAGCATTTTAAATTTGACTTACTATTGAAGAAGCTAAAAGGGAAGGCCAAAAGTACATTGGTACTCATTAATGATTTGATTTTGTTAGCCTTTAGCTTTGCTATTTTCTATTATGGAATTATTGCTGTACAAAATTTCTGGAATTATAACTGGGTATCTCTTTCTGAAATGAAGATGGGCTATGTATGGATTTCTGTTCCTATTATGGGAGGAACCATGGTCATTTATATGATTGGTCATTTAATCAATACGATTAAACAGTTTAATAGAGAGGAGGCTGCTTCATCATGA
- the dctP gene encoding TRAP transporter substrate-binding protein gives MKKYLSLLILIVVFALAGCSGGGSSANSEGGSSDNGDGSDSSDSLKIVAAHNQTSPENPYQIGMKEFKKVAEEESNGKVNVEVHAGTLGTSESELVEKLKLGAADVVLVSPGFMSKTGIDEIDLFALPYMFDSYDHWEKVVDGEIGDKMADIIKEKSNNDFKLLGYWTAGVRHYYGKKPLQSVSDLEGMKLRTQTSGAVAEYWKKTGAVPTSVAWGELYQALQQGVVDGAENAYPYFVQQNHHKTKNGKYITETGHDYTTRFLLINGKKFENFSKEQKDTIMKAAEAAVKKEREALYSQEEEYKKKAKEDGAEINEIDRQPFIELAKPLQDKVAEEVGLEDMLKKIRDMK, from the coding sequence ATGAAAAAATATCTATCGTTACTTATTTTGATTGTAGTTTTTGCTTTAGCAGGTTGCAGTGGTGGAGGAAGCTCTGCTAACAGTGAAGGGGGTAGTTCAGATAACGGAGATGGAAGCGATAGTAGTGATAGTCTTAAAATCGTAGCTGCTCATAACCAAACGTCTCCAGAAAACCCTTATCAAATCGGGATGAAGGAATTCAAGAAGGTTGCTGAAGAAGAGTCAAATGGAAAAGTGAATGTTGAAGTCCATGCGGGTACACTTGGGACAAGCGAGTCTGAATTAGTAGAAAAACTAAAGCTTGGAGCTGCGGATGTTGTATTAGTATCCCCAGGGTTTATGTCTAAGACTGGTATCGATGAAATTGATTTATTTGCTCTACCATATATGTTCGATAGCTATGATCATTGGGAGAAAGTAGTAGATGGTGAGATTGGAGATAAGATGGCAGACATCATCAAAGAAAAATCAAACAATGATTTTAAATTGCTAGGTTATTGGACAGCTGGAGTACGCCACTATTATGGTAAAAAACCTCTACAATCTGTAAGCGATTTAGAAGGTATGAAATTAAGAACACAAACGTCAGGTGCGGTTGCGGAGTACTGGAAAAAGACAGGAGCGGTTCCAACATCCGTTGCATGGGGTGAATTATACCAGGCCCTACAACAGGGAGTTGTAGACGGAGCAGAAAATGCGTATCCATACTTCGTACAACAAAACCACCACAAAACAAAGAATGGTAAATATATTACTGAAACAGGTCATGACTATACGACTCGTTTCCTATTAATCAATGGTAAGAAATTTGAAAACTTCTCTAAGGAACAAAAAGATACCATCATGAAAGCAGCAGAAGCGGCTGTAAAAAAAGAACGTGAAGCTCTTTATTCTCAAGAAGAAGAGTACAAGAAGAAAGCCAAGGAAGATGGAGCTGAAATCAATGAGATTGATCGTCAGCCATTTATTGAACTAGCTAAGCCCCTTCAGGACAAAGTAGCTGAAGAGGTTGGGCTAGAGGATATGCTGAAGAAGATTCGTGATATGAAATAA
- a CDS encoding bifunctional 4-hydroxy-2-oxoglutarate aldolase/2-dehydro-3-deoxy-phosphogluconate aldolase, producing the protein MKIVERLQHEKIVAVLRNTNVENIVPIVHSLREGGVKVVEITAETPHASSVIQKLVEHASDDILVGAGTVLDSETARLMIMAGAQFIVSPTVNEETIRMTKRYGIPSIPGALTPTEIITAYENGADVVKVFPANVSGPEYIKALKGPLPHIPLMVTGGIHEENINQYLSAGAEMVGVGGQLVKPDKLNTDEDFYRVTEVAKRFVSEYTL; encoded by the coding sequence ATGAAGATTGTAGAACGATTACAGCATGAAAAAATCGTTGCTGTACTCCGAAACACAAATGTGGAAAATATTGTACCGATTGTTCATTCATTGCGGGAAGGTGGAGTGAAAGTTGTAGAGATTACTGCTGAAACACCGCATGCTTCTTCTGTTATACAAAAGCTAGTTGAACATGCGTCTGATGACATTCTAGTAGGGGCGGGAACTGTACTAGATTCAGAAACTGCTAGATTGATGATAATGGCAGGGGCGCAATTTATCGTTTCCCCAACTGTCAATGAAGAGACGATTCGGATGACAAAGAGGTATGGTATTCCAAGTATACCAGGTGCCTTAACACCAACAGAGATAATAACTGCATATGAAAATGGAGCAGATGTAGTCAAGGTGTTTCCAGCTAATGTTTCTGGGCCAGAGTATATTAAAGCTCTGAAAGGTCCATTACCACATATCCCATTAATGGTTACAGGGGGGATTCATGAGGAGAATATAAACCAGTATCTTTCAGCAGGAGCGGAAATGGTAGGTGTAGGTGGTCAATTAGTTAAACCGGATAAACTTAACACGGATGAGGATTTTTATCGTGTCACTGAAGTAGCTAAGCGCTTCGTAAGCGAATACACATTATAA
- the hxlB gene encoding 6-phospho-3-hexuloisomerase, which yields MKDTIQTVANEVSGVLQNVDEKQAMDLSHAIGESKRIFISGEGRSGFMGKAIAMRLMHGGFDVYVTGETITPSISENDLLIAISGSGSTSSIDQYANKAQETGAKVFLVTTNPDSKIGKKADGVLVVPAATKKRLPEEPETVQPLGNQFDQSVHLLLDAVIISTINEKGETDYDQMTKRHANLE from the coding sequence ATGAAAGATACTATTCAAACAGTAGCGAATGAAGTATCTGGTGTTTTACAAAATGTCGATGAAAAACAAGCAATGGATTTATCGCATGCAATTGGTGAAAGTAAACGTATTTTTATTTCAGGTGAAGGAAGATCTGGGTTTATGGGCAAAGCAATTGCTATGCGACTCATGCACGGTGGTTTTGACGTTTATGTAACAGGTGAGACCATCACACCCAGCATCTCTGAAAATGATTTATTGATAGCGATCTCTGGATCAGGATCTACTTCATCTATTGATCAATATGCTAATAAGGCTCAAGAAACAGGAGCAAAGGTGTTTTTGGTGACAACCAATCCTGATTCAAAAATTGGTAAAAAAGCAGATGGTGTTTTAGTTGTACCTGCTGCTACGAAAAAGCGTTTGCCTGAAGAACCCGAAACGGTTCAACCGCTTGGGAATCAATTTGATCAATCTGTGCATTTGCTATTAGACGCAGTTATTATTTCTACTATTAATGAAAAAGGCGAAACCGATTATGATCAAATGACGAAACGACATGCGAATTTGGAATAA